TCTGGGGAATCTGGCAACTGAGATATTCTTGGCAATTTTGTATGACTTAATCAATTTGTCCCCCCCTTCTCCTTGTGATCTGTACATTATAACTAATCAAAAAATTTTGGCTTAGAGGATGAGGGTAAGCTAATCCTGAATTCTCTTCCAGTGTTTCTTTGAAAGGGCATATATCTTTATATATGGAGGTTCTAAATGGGATCAGATCGGTCAGTCGGATTGGTTGAACCGGCGATTGCTCTCAAATTCAGATCCGATCACACCCCAATAAACAGATATGGTTAAAATCGGCATTCTTGGAACTTGGAAGATTTAAACTATGTACATATAGGAGTCCATTGAAAGCCTTCACCACTAGATTTCTGATTTTATGTGCATAAAGCGAGCAATTGTTGAACGACCCTCTCAATCTGGTTGGCGTGTGTATATAATGTTAAATGTGTTAATAATACATAGAtaatatatgtaataaaaattgtatatatacGTTAGTTGTACAAAACTATATGTATTAATTTatgtaaattttataatattggGCTTAGCAATTTTATGGCGtagaattaatattaatattaatttgtctaataaaatgagatttatttttttcatccaatGGGTTAATAATATCGCTTGTAATTTTTAACCCCAAAATTCATCCAACATGTGAAGGCTTAAGTCACTTCAAATTGGATCTTTTGTATGATTCACATATAAGAATTGTCCATTGCAGGCAGTAACATGTTCCAAAACATTAGGCCTTAAAATCTAAACTCAATCGAAGCCTTAATGCTAACACTAATGTTTCAAGAACATTTTACAACAAGGGCGAAACTGTGCGACAGTCTATTCTGGAATTATGCTAGTACAACCAAACTAAAGACACTCTAAAGTTCAATTAATTCCACTACGAGAAATCTTGTTATGCAAGTAAATGTGTATTAGGTTGTTCCTTTtggattttgaatttgataattGAGAATCACttactttattaaaaatgtatgttaAACAAGCTTAATTTGATAGACTGGAttataaaaaatttctccaacctaatttagaagaaaactatGTACATAAAAGTCATATATCTCGGTGGCGCTTTGCTATTCCCCGAGGCCAACCCAACCCAGCATTACCAACGTTTCCAACTGCTTGTATTGGTTCAACCAATCCCTTTGTGGTGTTGCCGAGGCCCTCCCCCTGCACGCATTAGGCAAAGGCAAAGCTCAATAAAAGAAGCGAGTTTACAAAAGCACGCCCCATAGTTCAAAGAAGCTGTCAAATTGGAACATTTCCATCCGTGACCCATCCAACTCGTCTTATCCTCAGACTTCAGTTATAATAAGCCCAAACTCCAATGCCCtaatcattaataaaaaattttaaaaaacccaGTCTTTCATAGGAATTTTTGCAAAGATTTACAGTTCGTTTGATAACACTTTTTAGAGGGTACTTTTTGCTTTTCAgttgaaaactttttttaatgttgCATAAAGGCGAAAATTGTTTTGAGTGTTCTGTGAATGTTTGGCAtttgaagttgtttgttaatactttaaacttttcaagaaataacaAGGCcttaaaaagtttttgaaaagcCCCCGTCATGTAACACGGCCATTAATGTGAGCCAAGTGAACCTATTGGTCTAGAACAAATGATATAACCAGCTAACTGCATCTCTTGTTACAGTTCTCTTCTAAACAGATATTCTGAAAGACCTGGAGTGCGATTAGAATTTACCTCCTTCCAGCCCATGCTTTCTAAAAGTTTTCTGGCGTAACTATCAGCTCCAAATGACATATTCAAGGCCTCAGCTGCTGCTTCTTCTCTACCTGAAGAAGCTGGTGATGATGGAAGATCATTTTCACTGACTATTGAATTCTTTTGTCCAGGACCCACTCCAAAACCGCCATGTAACGTTCGTCTCTCCGCAGCTCTGTCCCTATACACATGGTTTCTACTCTGGAATTGCAACAGGAGACAGATTATGAGTTAAACAAAGCAGATTGTGAAAAAAGATGCATACAATCCAGAAGAAGATCATATACAGTATACATCTGTAGATGGGTTACAACATACAGAACATTTCCGATAAATAGAAAATTGCTGAGTCCAAAATCAACTTATGATGACTCAATCATGATAGCGTTAGTGGTGCACTATTCATTCAGCCGGTAATGCTGGCAGTTTATAAAACGAATATGCCAACCCCCCAAACTTCTAATTGTTCTTCTAGTTAGTGTAGGTTTGGTACCTCCCTGATGCACACCTAAAACTTGCATAAATACAATGCCAAGCATCGGATAAAAGCATTAAGGCATCACTGATAGCATCAAATTACTCTCAGCAAGGCCATTCCTTTATCAAACCTCAAAACCACCTTCCTACACTATTGATATACCTCTGTCAATTGACTAGAACAGGATTTGGCACTGTTTCAGCACATCAATGCAAATCCAAGCTTCTAAAATAAACAAGTTACCTTCTCAGATGCAGAAAGATTATCTGGCAACATAGACAAATCCTTGCTGACGGTTACTCCAGATGCAGTTTTTGATACATGCTTTCCACTGGATttagagagaggaagagaatgCCTATCAACTGATAATTCAGGGAATCCCCAATCTTTTGTTGGGTTGGAAGAATCATAAGTTGACAATGAAGCTAAGTATCCCACATTAGGAGTCCGCAACTTGTACACTTGACCTGAGAGGAAATTTCATTCAGCCATACATATAAGCTCAAAatcacacacacgcacacaacTGTTTTCAACAACCTCCAAAATATCCAATCCTTCTTAGCAATCAAACGAATACAAGCCGATAGAGAATGACATGGCATATTATGCAGAAGGACTGCATATGTTAAATGAAAGAGGCAAATGCAAACCTGATGTGACTCGTACCAGATCAAGATGTACTTCACATATTGGAGCAGTTTTTAGAAGACCACCACCAGAAGGCATAGATGGATGAAGCTTAACAGACTTCCTCACCAATCTCCCAACCAGCCTCACCGTGTCACCTTTTCCATCCTTTCTGGACCCTGTAACCAATGCCCAGTCCCATAAATCAACAATTGGGAACTCTGGCATTGGCTCTTCCCCAGATTGAATGACTTGACCGTACTGTGCTCGCCAGTTTTCTTCATCCCATGAAACACCTGTGGGAAAAATGCTAGTGTCAATCCATATGTGTGCTTATTGTGGATCACCAACTCTAAATAATAAAGGTTCTTGGCCAAAAAATTGTGACAACTTAGGACTGGTTTAACAGACAACTGAGAACTTTTAGAAAAGGTATTATTAGGATTCCAATGGTTTTCATGTTCATGCATGTTGGGAATAATCCCGGAAATTGTTCTAACAATGCAAATGTTAGGTTATTGGCTTTCTGGAGAGACAATTGGCTGATACTTGCTAGGAAAACACAGGTGAGTCTTCATGTATACATGCGAATGGTATTAATCTTTGGATAAACAAGCCACTGAAGAGAGGGAACAATACCCAACGCTATGATTGTAACAAAAAAATGGATATCAAGAACTTGATTGTTAGCGGCATTATGGTGGCCATACCATCATCAGGGAAGCTTCTGCCAGAATTAGTTACACCGTAATGGTCCTCCAGAAGCCATTCTCCTTCACGTTCATAAGTATCGCTACTCCCTGCCATTCCACTAAACAAACTCATTTAGGTCCTGTTCCAGTTATAGTAGTCTTTATCAAATAGAGGAGAATTTGTGACTAACCTTTGGCTGACAACTGGAAGTTATCTACATCATTCGTTTCCAAGGGTATCATCACATCATCTGCAGCAGTGACTACTGGCTTGGAATAACCAGACAAATAAAGTTCAATAAGCGTATCTTCTAACCTAGAAACAGTAAATAACTATTGTTAAAAAAAGAGGTCATGAAGTGATACACTGATGAAAATGAGGAAATGAGATGCCTAAAGTAGCATACCATTCCGATGGAGGTGGATTATCAGGTGAATGACCATTGGAGCAATCTGTGGCGCCTGGTAGTAAAAGCGTCAATTAATTGATCAAATTCATTGCATTGAAGGAGAATACTTTATTTGTGAACCTCTAAAAAATCAATACTACTTTCATTAAACTGCAATGAAGTACAGTTTATTAGTCTCTTTCTATCCGTTAAATTAAGACAGGACATGACACCAAATGTATGTGCAGATTGTAGTGAAGGTATTGATTTAGGTGGCATAACAACGGCATAGGCTGTGGGGTTGATCGTTGAAAATAGCCATAGTGTTTAGACCATGAATGTATAATTGCTATGCAACTTGTTATATTTAGCAATGATATCGATGATAATGACCACTCTCTATGTAagccccaaggggttggcccaagtggtgaaggccttggtcttgagggtTTGCTCTCTTCAAGGTTCAAGGttcaaggttcaacacctcatgggtgcaaacaatcccttggggccacaccccctgGTGAAAAGTCAACGATTTAACCAGTTttgtgtagggaaacttccaaGGGTGTGGTGCACGGGACCGGAGTTTACTCTGCAGGATTGGGTCcaaagggccctgccttggagagattccccgacataaaaaaaaaaaaagaccactcTCTATGTAGAAAAAgtatttgattatatatattcaatatacAAAAAATTGAGCACATCATACAGAAGCATATAAAGACAGTATGGCACTAATTACTGCCGTGAAGtgttaataaaaatcaaaatgcaaTATAGAGAGGTAGTAGCATGGTGAAGAGATTTCAATCCAGACTCATCAAACACTAGTGACAAGGAACATAAACTGATCTGGCCCACACAGGACTAAAGCAAACCCATGACATTTACAACATCAACATAGTTTCTGTTGTCAAGATGGTATTAAATGGATGGCTATGGCAAATTCACCCAGTTGATATTTAATACAGGTCCAACCACAAACCCTAGGTAGAACCATTATGGTCTTGTCAGGTCATATACTGATAAATCAtcattctttcatttctttggaATGGAACCAACATAATATACAAACTTCAATATAACAGCTGGCATGCATACTCGGCTCACCTAGCGTTTGCCCGTCAGGAGCATTTTCCATACACTGGGAAGCCTCAGCTTCATCATCCTGAAGGGGATTATCATTACCAGTTTCCTTGCTCTGATTAACTTCCCCTTCATCACTCTGAAACAAACAAAGATAATGAGCAACAAGAATATTATACTTATATAACATAATCCTCCGTGAAAAACAACCAGATAAGGGGAAAGCTGGTACCTTGTCAGACTCCAGAAGCACATAATTTCCTTTCTCAAATTTGTAGTAAAGACCATCTCTACTACTATAGTACCATCCGGCAACTGGGTCATGGTAAAACCCACTACTGCATCAAATCGAAACCCAAAAACAAGTTATTGCCATAACATGTTAGGCATCACCTTCATCCAAAACTTAGGCTACGTGCTTAGGTTTTAACCATCCGTTCTTGTGAGCCAATAGACTTACGGATGCataaaagtgagaaaattttggtttaaCCAACGAAGAAGCCTGAATTATAGTTTGGGAGCTTATGACAAATAGAAAATCCAAatttagagaaacaaaacatgTAGTATTAAAGAAAACCTGGCATGGAAGTAGAGCTGAGAATTCTCGTCCCATACAAATGAGCAATTATCTGCTTCAGTTGTACCCACCATTCGTTTTGCCCTGTTTCTCTCTGTTTGAGTCTCAGATACGCAAAACTCAATATTAGTATTAGACGAAGCCACAGCCATGGTCGAAGTTCTTCCCTGTAATGGAAGCGAGCCAGTGGGCGGGCTGAGGCTTTGCCACAAAGACCAAAATTTCTATTGGGCTAAAAGTCCAAAGAGATGTATGTACGATTGGGTTGGGCCCTAAACTTCTTAACTATGGTGTTGAATTGGGCCGTATCTGGGCTTTCTATAGCCCGGCCTGTTTGTAAGAATGGAGGGTATTGTCACAAGTGACCCTTAAAAATGCTCAATATATAATCTCTTATGGATGATAGGCTCTCACATGGGAGGTGCCCTTTGAAAAGATAGAAAAACATCCTTTTATGGGTCATaggtaggggtgggcaaattaaccgttacagtttaaccggccgtctaccggcttcgaccgaaccgatataaaccgtagccgatatgccgatatccttatcggttaaaaaaagtataccgaaattcggtccggtccggtctggtccggttaagcggttcttatcggttaaccggttaaccgataagaaaccggaattttttattttttattttttttttattttttattttttttaagtcctagtcccaaaacggcgccgtttagtcttttagagaggtttccaaattcctacaagtgacacaggtttccgaatttgtgtaatggtgttgcccatgacttattttccttttgctaagtgactttaattagttaatactttgtttattattcattaatgaattttattttaatttgggtttgggtaggtttgatgttttttaagtgatggcatttgatgagatttctttgcctttggtaaaagcatttttcattaactagttttgctagtctaattagcattcattatgttaattagtccatttgctttggaaaaatgtattttataatatttttttttttttaaaaaaaaagttgaagtggatcaatataaaaaagcttcaatttttagcccaaaaaacaaatatttgggtcccaacaaaaagtatttggtccataaaacaactcatttttaataaattattttagcccaacaaaaagtatttgggctctcaaaagtcaaaaaaactcatttttggtttttggcccaacaaaataaatcaatataaagccctcggttaaatcggttaaccggtttaaccggaccgtttaaccgtgtttaaccgaaaattatcggttaataaccgataaagtccttaaccggaccgtttcgaccgatacccaggcctagtCATAGGTCTATGTTAGTCTTCTTTCCATACTAGTCTTTCTTTCGGTGCAAGCAAGACTCCTAGTCTACGTAGTCTTGTAATCTCTATTCAAGAGTAGTGTAGAATAAAGTTTGATAGAGAATTgttcaataaaaattatcacTTACGTTATAAGGCCTCAGTTTCTTCTAAGAACCTAATTTATCCCATTAAACATAAGTTCATACaatattcatattcatttcATAATATATTCATTTCATCCCTAAATGACGTCTTATACCATTATTAtgcctttttaaaattgatgcaACTTTTAAAAGCTTCCTATTTGCACccataataattaaattgatcatcTCCCGTCGTGTTATAAGAAATTGGTGCCTCTCCGGGATCAAAATCCTGATCCATTTGGCACTGACAATGATGTTATAGACGTAATCAATGAATCTTAATCTAATGGTAGATAAGGAACATATATTTGAAGACGAGAGAAATattggcttatatatatatattatacccAAAGTATCTTATATATGGACATGCAAGGGTAGATTCGTCAATTGGGTCTATGAATGGTCGAGATTGATCCGGATTCGAGTAGGACCATAATCTTCAGTTGGAATGTCAATTTATTTGTCCCCAGCTCCTTGGAAGTTTCTAGCGGTCGCCTTCGAAATCAATGACGTCCctacacaaaaagaaaactcaCCGTCAtacatatcatatcatatatactGTCTACTTTTTTCTGTAGTTATTGAATGCAATCCATGCcactaattaaataaaagagaaaaaaaaaaaaaaacaccaaaaagataATAGATGTTGGCTATCTAGAGAACACAAACCACTGTTGTTCGTTGATTGCTGATTTAAAAGTTTTCATTCATTAAACAGGAGTGAGTGACACAAGAGATGTAGATATTGCATGTTTGATGGATAGAGTCCTCAAACTACTCAATTAAAGTGGGAAGATATATTAATTGGAGAAAACCCATGAAGAAAGAAGCATAATTACAAGTAAAGCGCCGCAAGTCTTGGCCGAAACAACAGGTTGATCGTGGTGAGAAAAGCCCAAGAAGCATCTAGAAAAGCAACGAACTCTGGAGATATCAGAATAAAGAAGAAGATTTGGCAGTGTCCTCTCAAAGTAGATGGTAGACCCCATGGGGTAGCTTCCAATTGACCCCACTTTGAGAAAAATGGGTCCCCATAATCTTCCTCCCTGTGAGAAAAAGATTTTCCAATGCCCTCTCAGAGAACGTAGATGCTAGACCCCTTTGAAGTAACTTCCAATTGACCCCACTTGGAGAAAGTTGGTCCCCATTGAGCTTATTCTCCATACATTCTTGATTCTTCCTCCCTGTGAGGCTGTCACATCTATTCTCCATACATATTCTTTGATTCAATAGCTTGCTACTTGTACATCCATCCTCAATTGCCCTCTGAATTCAACAGCCAAACTCCTTTAGCCTTTGTAAGTACAACCCTAAAGAGGAATAGTTGTAGACAATATGAAGGCAAAGCCTCACAATATTGCCCCCCTTACATGCACTCGATATATATGAGTAACCCCATCTATAGTCAGTTTGAATTTGCTTTTCTCAAAGTGCCACTATAAAAACGTGCaattgaaaatacaattattaaaattaactactgtttttaaattttttgataaatgtttatcttttaaaattacagtatagtttttaaaaacatactCTTTGGCCGCAATTTCAAACTACAGGTTTCtacaacttttttaaaacactCTTAAACGATAATTTTTTTGCTATTCAGAAAATTAcactatataatttttatataattagaaTGATGTGGTagtctataattttttttttaatttttcaaatatttgaaaattgattttcattttcatatgTCCAAGTTGTCTGAAAACGTACAGCCACCCAAATGACCCTTATAACCCTATAGATTATTGTCAGTTAGTCACTAGAATGACCCACGACAGCAAAATTTACTCCCCCACTTGTATAATATTTTGTTCCCATACTTTAGCAACTCATGAGTCATGACCAAGTTTTCCTCCAACATTACACTCTTCTAAGTCCTGTTTGCCAATGATTCCAGGGCTTCCCTcgatctcaaaaaaaaaatcttttcactttaaaattaatctcaacatctctactttttatactacatcaatcatttttattattattatttaaataaaaaaaaatcactacaaaataaattttttac
This genomic interval from Corylus avellana chromosome ca3, CavTom2PMs-1.0 contains the following:
- the LOC132175221 gene encoding uncharacterized protein LOC132175221 translates to MAVASSNTNIEFCVSETQTERNRAKRMVGTTEADNCSFVWDENSQLYFHASSGFYHDPVAGWYYSSRDGLYYKFEKGNYVLLESDKSDEGEVNQSKETGNDNPLQDDEAEASQCMENAPDGQTLGATDCSNGHSPDNPPPSEWLEDTLIELYLSGYSKPVVTAADDVMIPLETNDVDNFQLSAKGSSDTYEREGEWLLEDHYGVTNSGRSFPDDGVSWDEENWRAQYGQVIQSGEEPMPEFPIVDLWDWALVTGSRKDGKGDTVRLVGRLVRKSVKLHPSMPSGGGLLKTAPICEVHLDLVRVTSGQVYKLRTPNVGYLASLSTYDSSNPTKDWGFPELSVDRHSLPLSKSSGKHVSKTASGVTVSKDLSMLPDNLSASEKSRNHVYRDRAAERRTLHGGFGVGPGQKNSIVSENDLPSSPASSGREEAAAEALNMSFGADSYARKLLESMGWKEGEGLGNTTKGLVEPIQAVGNVGNAGLGWPRGIAKRHRDI